In a single window of the Aridibaculum aurantiacum genome:
- a CDS encoding pyridoxal-phosphate dependent enzyme encodes MWQKNILETIGNTPLVKLNNVTKELPCTVLAKVEYFNPGNSMKDRMAIKMLEVAEQEGKLKPGGTIIECTSGNTGMGLALAGVVKGYKCIFATTDKQSKEKVDILKAVGAEVIVCPTNVEPEDPRSYYSVAKRLAKEIPNSFHMNQYDNLANRQAHYETTGPEIWEQTEGKITHLVVATGTGGTITGLGRYFKEKNPNIQVWAIDVFGSLLKKYHETGELDTNEVFPYVTEGIGEDFIPANYDMSVIDLFEQVNDKDGAVMARRISREEGIFVGYSAGTAVKGLLQLKDKLKPEDVVVVIFNDHGSRYVAKIYNDQWMMERGFLEVKTFKDIVSARGKKRLVTIEPSQTVADAVELMKKYDIEHIPVLNGEGIVGSISEGGLFKKIINNPDIKAQAVKEVMEAPYPVVAFDSPVEKVSGLINKENGAVLAKDDTGDFHILTKYDVIQSLAK; translated from the coding sequence ATGTGGCAAAAAAATATTCTCGAAACGATCGGGAACACGCCTCTTGTAAAACTGAATAATGTAACCAAAGAATTGCCTTGCACTGTACTGGCTAAGGTAGAATACTTCAACCCCGGCAACTCGATGAAAGACCGGATGGCAATAAAGATGCTGGAAGTAGCCGAGCAGGAAGGAAAACTAAAGCCGGGTGGAACTATTATAGAATGTACCAGCGGTAATACTGGAATGGGATTGGCGCTTGCTGGTGTAGTAAAAGGCTATAAATGCATTTTTGCCACTACCGACAAACAATCAAAAGAAAAGGTTGACATATTAAAGGCTGTAGGTGCTGAAGTTATAGTTTGTCCTACCAACGTAGAGCCTGAAGATCCTCGCAGCTATTATTCAGTAGCAAAACGACTGGCCAAAGAGATACCTAACTCTTTTCACATGAACCAGTACGACAACCTGGCCAACCGCCAGGCTCACTACGAAACTACTGGCCCTGAAATCTGGGAACAAACAGAAGGTAAGATCACTCACCTGGTGGTAGCAACAGGTACAGGTGGAACCATCACAGGCTTAGGCAGGTACTTCAAAGAGAAAAATCCAAACATACAGGTATGGGCAATTGATGTATTTGGATCGTTGCTGAAGAAGTATCATGAAACAGGTGAACTGGATACCAATGAAGTTTTCCCGTACGTAACTGAAGGTATTGGTGAAGATTTTATTCCAGCCAACTACGACATGAGCGTGATTGACTTGTTTGAGCAGGTAAACGATAAAGATGGCGCTGTAATGGCACGCCGCATTTCACGTGAAGAAGGAATATTTGTTGGATATAGTGCGGGAACTGCTGTAAAAGGATTGCTGCAACTAAAAGATAAACTGAAGCCGGAGGACGTTGTGGTTGTCATCTTCAACGACCATGGAAGCAGGTATGTTGCAAAAATTTACAACGACCAGTGGATGATGGAACGCGGTTTCCTGGAAGTGAAGACATTTAAAGACATTGTAAGCGCACGTGGCAAAAAAAGACTGGTTACTATAGAACCTTCACAAACAGTAGCCGATGCTGTAGAACTGATGAAGAAGTACGATATTGAACACATTCCTGTTCTTAATGGAGAAGGAATTGTCGGTTCTATCAGCGAAGGAGGTTTATTTAAAAAGATCATCAACAATCCTGACATCAAAGCCCAGGCGGTGAAAGAAGTAATGGAAGCACCCTACCCTGTAGTTGCTTTCGACTCACCTGTAGAAAAAGTAAGCGGCCTGATAAATAAAGAAAATGGTGCTGTGCTGGCAAAAGATGATACTGGTGATTTCCACATTTTAACGAAGTACGACGTAATTCAGAGCTTGGCTAAATAG
- a CDS encoding S41 family peptidase, protein MQERNNRMGNRKLQVWLPLLFSLVMVLGMIVGFKLRENTAVPGFFKVINRNTFQEVLDLVDMKYVDPIGLDSLSNKSIQNLLHQLDPHSVYIPASDLTLANDELRGNFSGIGVEFQIFHDTVNVLNVLPGGPSEKAGLLMGDKVIRINDSIQIAGVNMKSEDIRKLLRGGKGTPVKVNVLRDGKPVSVVIERGTIAIPSVDAAYMIDQQTGFIHINKFAESTYREFMMSLEKLQAQKMTRLVLDLRGNGGGLLAQAVNIADEFLDENKLIVYTEGAHVPKYEYRCKRDGLFEKGQLVVLVDESSASASEVLSGALQDWDRATIVGRRSFGKGLVQEQFGLSNGSALRLTVARYFTPLGRNIQKSYKEGYEKYEEEVTSRIQNGEVLKGDTTRRSGPAYKTPGGRIVYGGGGITPDVYVPLDTTSMGDETVKLYLKGTLSNFIYTYYIQHKPELTNYQKANDLAEAFRAGDNEWEALKNFAAKDTINLAKVSAKDKADILKRIPGLLARQMWRQEGYYQVMNRTDDFVKKAMEVMK, encoded by the coding sequence ATGCAAGAGAGAAATAATAGGATGGGCAACAGGAAGTTACAGGTTTGGTTGCCTTTGTTGTTTTCGTTGGTCATGGTGCTTGGAATGATCGTTGGTTTTAAATTGCGTGAGAACACTGCTGTTCCGGGTTTTTTCAAAGTGATCAATCGCAATACATTCCAGGAAGTACTCGACCTGGTAGATATGAAATATGTAGACCCTATCGGTCTAGACTCTTTAAGTAATAAATCAATCCAGAACCTTCTTCACCAACTCGATCCGCATTCTGTTTACATTCCTGCCAGCGACCTTACGCTGGCCAATGATGAATTGCGCGGCAACTTTAGTGGCATAGGTGTTGAGTTCCAAATATTTCACGACACTGTCAATGTTTTAAATGTACTTCCTGGTGGTCCTTCTGAAAAAGCCGGTCTGCTAATGGGCGACAAAGTGATCCGCATCAACGACAGCATACAGATTGCTGGCGTGAACATGAAAAGCGAAGACATTAGAAAATTACTAAGGGGCGGCAAAGGAACTCCTGTAAAGGTAAACGTGCTCCGCGATGGTAAACCTGTAAGCGTTGTTATAGAACGTGGCACCATAGCCATTCCTTCTGTAGATGCTGCATACATGATAGATCAGCAAACCGGTTTTATACATATCAACAAATTTGCTGAAAGCACCTACCGCGAGTTCATGATGTCACTGGAAAAACTGCAGGCGCAAAAGATGACAAGGCTCGTTTTAGACCTTCGTGGAAATGGTGGCGGTTTATTAGCACAGGCCGTAAACATTGCAGACGAATTTTTAGATGAGAATAAACTGATCGTTTATACAGAAGGTGCCCATGTACCTAAATATGAATACAGGTGTAAACGCGATGGTTTGTTCGAGAAAGGACAACTGGTAGTTTTGGTAGATGAAAGCTCGGCCAGCGCCAGCGAGGTTTTGAGTGGAGCACTACAGGATTGGGACAGGGCAACTATTGTTGGGCGTCGCAGCTTTGGAAAAGGATTGGTACAAGAACAATTTGGATTAAGCAATGGTTCCGCTTTACGCCTCACCGTTGCCCGCTACTTTACCCCGCTTGGCCGCAACATTCAGAAGTCATATAAAGAAGGATACGAGAAATATGAAGAAGAAGTAACCTCCCGCATTCAAAATGGCGAGGTGTTGAAAGGCGACACTACCCGCAGGTCAGGTCCGGCTTATAAAACACCAGGCGGAAGAATAGTATACGGTGGTGGTGGCATAACACCTGATGTGTACGTGCCTTTAGATACAACCAGTATGGGTGACGAAACTGTAAAACTCTACCTGAAAGGCACACTCAGCAATTTTATCTATACCTATTATATACAACACAAGCCTGAACTTACCAATTACCAAAAAGCAAATGACCTGGCTGAAGCTTTTCGTGCAGGTGATAACGAATGGGAAGCACTGAAGAACTTTGCAGCAAAAGATACCATCAACCTTGCTAAAGTAAGCGCTAAAGACAAAGCCGATATTTTGAAGCGCATCCCGGGTTTACTGGCCAGGCAAATGTGGCGCCAGGAAGGCTACTACCAGGTAATGAACCGAACAGATGATTTTGTAAAAAAGGCAATGGAGGTGATGAAGTAA